A genomic window from Tolypothrix sp. PCC 7910 includes:
- a CDS encoding BMP family protein, whose translation MTTNLSRREFILFGSAAFTTSLFLKACSSNQTSTPTIATTGGTEGFKIAIALPGIITDKAWNQSGYEGVNLAKQKLSAETAYVEKVAQADQTEVLTDFARKGYNLIFAHGGQFDAAIEQVATQFPNTFFVGVNGNLKADNIASLRIDHLQASYLCGIIGASITKSNKLAYIAGEKFPATEGELRGFELGAKSVKPNIQVTSTFTGDWNDVAKAKEATLALISSGTDVIYQWLDNASAAVLQTASEKGLYAFGNTNDQLDVAPKAVLTSAVKRLDLAIAYIAELAKQKQLKGQIYTIGLERPDILFLGQFGAAVPSEIQQKAVSAKQDIVAQKIIFEACKEGGKDTRCVKKAAV comes from the coding sequence ATGACAACAAATTTGAGTCGGCGTGAATTTATCTTATTTGGTTCAGCAGCGTTTACTACTAGCCTCTTCCTCAAAGCTTGCAGTAGCAACCAAACTAGTACGCCCACAATTGCGACTACAGGCGGTACAGAAGGTTTTAAAATAGCGATCGCACTCCCGGGAATTATTACCGATAAAGCCTGGAATCAATCTGGCTATGAAGGCGTTAACCTTGCCAAACAAAAGCTGAGTGCAGAAACGGCTTATGTAGAAAAGGTAGCACAAGCAGATCAAACAGAAGTACTAACGGATTTTGCGCGTAAAGGCTACAATCTCATTTTTGCCCACGGCGGACAATTTGATGCCGCAATAGAACAAGTTGCTACACAATTCCCCAACACATTTTTTGTGGGTGTGAATGGTAATCTCAAGGCAGATAATATTGCTTCTTTACGAATAGATCATCTGCAAGCTAGCTATTTGTGTGGCATTATTGGCGCTTCTATAACTAAATCTAATAAACTTGCTTACATCGCCGGCGAAAAATTTCCTGCTACTGAAGGCGAACTAAGGGGATTTGAATTAGGCGCAAAGTCTGTGAAACCAAATATTCAAGTTACTTCTACTTTTACAGGCGATTGGAATGATGTTGCTAAAGCTAAAGAAGCAACTTTGGCTTTAATTTCTTCGGGTACAGATGTGATATATCAATGGTTAGATAATGCCTCAGCCGCAGTTTTACAAACAGCTAGCGAAAAAGGACTCTACGCTTTTGGGAATACTAACGATCAACTTGATGTTGCCCCAAAAGCCGTTTTAACTAGTGCCGTAAAACGCTTAGATTTGGCAATAGCTTATATAGCAGAATTAGCAAAACAAAAACAACTGAAAGGACAAATATATACAATTGGCTTAGAAAGACCAGATATATTATTTTTAGGACAATTTGGGGCAGCAGTACCGTCAGAAATTCAGCAAAAGGCTGTGAGTGCAAAGCAAGATATTGTAGCTCAAAAAATTATTTTTGAAGCCTGTAAAGAAGGCGGAAAAGATACGCGCTGTGTGAAAAAAGCCGCTGTTTAA
- a CDS encoding RNA ligase family protein yields MNTVDSNITDWTYLSYEKIPENFNKLGLTESDYRLFNKTDWVVTEKIHGANFGICTDGFEVRFAKRKEFLQPGEDFFGYQSLQASLVSQAQEIFRILQSDTQLQKIYIYGELFGGEYPHPDVTAISHVQAVQTGVYYSPKIEYSAFDIVVVQGGKAAEKYYLDYEIALKLFQQVGMMASVPLFIGKYNDALVYNIEFESTLPAILGLPKLPFTNKAEGVVIKPLHSIYVETGKQKIRPVIKRKIPDFAEDNRFHQAQKWTVQQQPIRQHQISLEEELSQEMLALITPTRLHNVISKFGRVAASNTKQRQQLVELLVRDVLESFQEEYASIFSALEPADQQSMIEQLNQASQQLVDAKL; encoded by the coding sequence ATGAATACAGTGGATAGCAACATCACAGACTGGACTTATCTCAGTTATGAAAAAATCCCTGAAAACTTCAATAAATTGGGTTTGACAGAATCCGACTATCGCCTGTTTAACAAAACTGATTGGGTGGTAACGGAGAAAATTCATGGCGCTAACTTTGGGATATGTACTGATGGTTTTGAGGTACGCTTTGCCAAAAGAAAGGAGTTTTTACAGCCAGGGGAAGATTTTTTTGGTTATCAATCTCTACAAGCTAGCTTAGTTTCCCAAGCACAGGAAATTTTTAGAATTTTGCAGTCTGATACTCAGTTGCAAAAAATATATATTTATGGAGAATTATTTGGTGGCGAATATCCCCATCCTGATGTAACCGCTATTAGCCATGTGCAAGCTGTGCAAACTGGTGTTTATTATTCACCAAAAATAGAATATTCTGCTTTTGATATTGTAGTGGTGCAGGGTGGTAAAGCAGCAGAAAAATATTATTTAGATTATGAAATAGCGCTCAAACTATTTCAGCAAGTTGGTATGATGGCATCCGTACCTTTATTTATCGGTAAATATAATGATGCATTAGTATATAACATCGAGTTTGAATCAACACTTCCAGCAATTTTAGGTTTACCTAAATTACCCTTTACAAATAAAGCTGAAGGAGTTGTAATTAAACCTCTCCATTCTATTTATGTAGAGACAGGTAAACAGAAAATTCGTCCTGTTATTAAGCGAAAAATTCCAGATTTTGCTGAAGATAACCGATTTCACCAAGCACAAAAATGGACTGTGCAACAACAGCCTATACGACAACATCAGATAAGTCTTGAAGAAGAATTAAGCCAAGAAATGCTGGCGTTGATTACACCTACAAGATTGCACAATGTTATTTCTAAATTTGGTAGAGTTGCTGCTAGTAATACAAAACAGCGTCAACAATTAGTGGAATTATTAGTTAGAGATGTTTTAGAAAGTTTTCAAGAAGAGTATGCAAGTATTTTTAGTGCTTTAGAACCTGCCGATCAGCAAAGTATGATTGAACAATTGAATCAAGCATCACAACAGTTAGTTGATGCAAAATTATAA
- a CDS encoding carotenoid oxygenase family protein, with product MQTIEKKSTKKAWANAIAQPGVEFPRTELPILAGKIPEGLRGTLYRNGPARLERGGIHVGHWFDGDGAILAVNFTDAGATGVYRYVQTAGYQHEAAAGKLLYGNYGMTAPGPIWNQWRRPIKNVANTSVLALPDKLLALWEGDNPYSLDLQSLETQGLDNLGGLDKGLPYSAHPKVDYQTKEIFNFGVSPGPNAILNIFKSDFTGKILQKAQFTLEGFPAIHDFVLAGQYLVFFAPAVRLNIWPILLGTSTYSDSLKWQPEVGTQILVIDRENLSLVSRGQTEPWFQWHFANGYVDASGTVIVDIARYQDFQTNQYLKEVGSGETHTAAKSTLTRVHLRPDTGKVTAIQELIDRFCEFPSVPQQNVGQASRYTYMSSFRPESDISQEILNAIARFDHQTETFTEADLGENRYCSEPIHVQNAQNQAQSWLLTVVYDGNSHSSEVWVFDSDRLNETPVCKLGLPSVIPPGFHGTWKQE from the coding sequence ATTCAGACAATAGAAAAAAAGTCAACAAAAAAAGCTTGGGCAAATGCGATCGCCCAACCTGGGGTAGAATTTCCCCGTACTGAATTACCGATTCTGGCTGGCAAAATTCCTGAAGGCTTACGTGGCACCCTTTACCGCAATGGCCCTGCCAGGCTAGAACGCGGGGGTATTCATGTAGGACATTGGTTTGATGGCGATGGGGCAATTCTAGCTGTAAATTTTACCGATGCTGGAGCCACAGGAGTTTATCGCTACGTGCAGACTGCTGGTTATCAACATGAAGCTGCCGCAGGTAAGTTGCTGTATGGTAACTATGGTATGACAGCACCAGGGCCTATTTGGAATCAATGGCGCAGACCGATCAAAAATGTCGCTAACACCTCAGTTTTGGCGTTACCCGATAAACTTCTGGCACTTTGGGAAGGCGATAATCCATATAGCCTCGACCTTCAAAGCTTAGAAACTCAAGGCTTAGATAATTTAGGCGGATTGGATAAAGGATTGCCTTATTCTGCTCATCCTAAAGTTGATTACCAAACAAAAGAGATTTTTAACTTTGGTGTTAGTCCCGGGCCAAATGCCATACTTAATATTTTTAAAAGCGATTTTACAGGCAAAATTCTGCAAAAAGCCCAGTTTACATTAGAGGGCTTTCCTGCAATTCATGATTTTGTATTAGCGGGACAGTATCTTGTATTTTTTGCGCCTGCTGTGCGGTTAAATATTTGGCCTATCCTGCTTGGGACTAGCACATATAGCGATTCTCTCAAATGGCAGCCAGAAGTGGGGACTCAGATTTTGGTGATTGACCGAGAAAACTTATCATTGGTAAGTCGCGGACAAACCGAACCTTGGTTTCAATGGCATTTTGCTAACGGTTATGTGGATGCTAGCGGTACAGTAATTGTTGATATTGCGCGCTATCAAGATTTTCAAACTAACCAATATCTCAAGGAAGTAGGTTCAGGAGAAACTCACACTGCTGCTAAAAGTACCTTAACGCGAGTTCATCTGCGTCCCGACACAGGTAAAGTGACAGCAATTCAAGAATTGATAGACCGATTTTGTGAATTTCCTAGCGTACCTCAGCAAAATGTCGGACAAGCTTCTCGCTACACCTATATGTCTTCATTCCGCCCAGAATCGGATATTAGCCAAGAAATATTAAATGCGATCGCTCGTTTCGATCATCAAACAGAAACCTTCACTGAAGCGGATTTAGGCGAAAATCGCTATTGTTCAGAACCGATTCACGTTCAAAATGCTCAAAATCAAGCGCAAAGCTGGCTTTTAACCGTTGTTTATGATGGTAATAGCCATAGTAGCGAAGTTTGGGTATTTGATAGCGATCGCCTAAATGAAACGCCCGTGTGCAAACTTGGATTACCCAGCGTTATTCCTCCAGGTTTTCACGGTACTTGGAAGCAAGAGTGA